In Podospora pseudocomata strain CBS 415.72m chromosome 4, whole genome shotgun sequence, the genomic stretch TCAGCATGTTGACAGGTGGTCAATGCTATGGAGCGTAACATGTGTGTTCAATTTGCTAGTTATCGCAGAACAGAGTTTTGATACAGCTCATGCTCAACAGATCTGTATAGGTATGACGCTACCACATATCCCATCCCAATCTGCATCCTTCAAGGTAGGTATCCTTCAGTCAGAGATAAGATAGGTTCCCCACTTGAATCTGCTCCTCCCATTACTAGATCACCATATCCCTTCCTTGATATTGTAACAATCCATAAACATGGTCAAGCGCTGGAGTATCTTCAGCTACTCTCGCTTCCCATATTTCTCTGTGAGGTGATCGAGCAGCTCCTCGCCCGTCTTGAACTCCCAAGCATCGCTGCTCTGATCGCTGTTCACAATCGCCTCGACAGCATCAGCAATATCCCAAAAAGCATCGCCATCAAGGAAAAACAAGATGTAGCAgatcttgaccttctccGTTTTGAAGGTGTCTGGCTTGTCGCTCCAGGCGCGGGTGATGTCGCGTTTCCAGAGCATAAAGTTGAAATACCGAACATACTTGTTAGGCTCGGAGCCATCAAATCGGGTGGGCTCTTTGGcggtttctttcttttcggtACCGGCCATCTCTTGATCGGGCTTTGTGTCACTGGCTTCGAGGTCGGTAACCTTTCTCTTCAAGTTGCTGATCTCATGATTCAGACTGGCATTCTTGTTCTTCAAATCCCGAATTTGCTTGTTGGAGTATCCAGCCAGCTCATTCCAGATTCCAAGCAGGCTACCCAGGCCGCCAGGACGAGCAatgtgagggtggtggatgttgacTCCCAGATGCTGGAGGACGTCGAGCCTGGAGAGGACCTCGGGTTGTACCTCGAGGGTGGCATAGATGTTCTTGTAGAATGGCAGCGCTTTTCGGAGTTCATTACGGACGTCGGCGATGTCCTGAGTGGACCAAGACACTGCATTTAAttgggaggaaaaggattTTGGGGGACCCCTGGGAACAGAGACGGCGCGATTGAACGGGgctgggctggtgatggtagAAGGGGACCCAAAAGACACTTGAACATGAGGGGCCAGCGAAttcgggggaggggtcgcGCTGGTGGAAGACATCGCGGGGTTAGCTTGGGAATCGACGGCGCCTTGAGGACAGTTCTCAGTCCTGTTGCTGGGAGGCGTTTGGAATCCGTTCAAGGACTTCTGGTCAGAGGCCATCGTGACAGTCAAAGTCAACACACGCAAGATGTTGAGCGAGAGAATCGTagcagagagaagaaggaagccgGGAAATGAGTGGATTCAACCATGATCAAGCGTGTCACTCTTAAACGGAAGGAACGATGCTCAGACAATAAAGTTCGCGAGGCAGCTAGCTACAGCCATACTCCGTATGGCCTTCACACACTGACAAAGGCATGGATGGTACCTCATTATGTCTAGATAGTCGTTCATCACAATTCCATTCTTATCCAAAGTAATCTGGCGCAGAGAATACTGACGGGATCTCTCCAGAATCAGAGCTGTGGATGCTGTTGCAAATAAcagcatggtgttgttgccgctccttcctcggtgttgatgatgttgcagAGTGACAGGGGGCAGGGAGAACAGCTGCTTGCCAACTGGTCTCCACCCGGCTGCCGCACAGGCCATCTGCGCCGACTGCCCCACTTCCTCTGGTGCGGGCCAATCTGAATTTCACACCGCTTTCATAGGGTTTTCAAGCCCTGCCAAAAATTTGGTGAGCGCCCTTCAAGCAGAGCCACCTCCCAAATTGCATCTTGCACGACCGGTGATACTTTCGACAACAGAGGGACCAGAGGGGCTTGATCCACAACATTCACAATGGTGAGTACCCTCGTTGTTGCAAACGACGGCATCATCGATTGCTGCCGTCGATGGCCCAATTGCTGTTTGTCGATTTACTGACCGAGTCTCTTCGAAATCCAGGCGATCAAGCACAACCAGCAGATTCCCAACAACCGTAAGCAATATCCATCTACACATCCCAGTCCAGCGACCGACAGCGACTCCGAcgagacgatgacgatgccAAACCCGGGCTACGAAGATTTTGGAGGAACACAGCGACTAACATCGAATTTCAGATTTCCGCAAGGATTGGCAGAGGCGCGTGCGGTGCCACTTCGACCAGGTTCGTAATCATCGATCGAGCTGGGGATAGCGGCCGATAATCTCGAAACACATGGGAACCTCAATTCTGACGTGATGGAAAATATAGCCCGGCAAGAAGGTCACCCGCCGTCTGGCGCGCCGTGCGAAGGCTGCTGCCGTTGCCCCTCGCCCCGTCGACAAGCTCCGCCCCATCGTCAGATGCCCGTGAGTTTATTCCAGCAGCAACGGAGGAATGTGTagtggaggatgtggtcTAACGAGATTCTGTGCAGCACCATCAAGTATAACCGCCGGACACGCCTCGGCCGTGGTTTCTCCCTCGCTGAGCTCAAGGCCGCCGGTATCCCCAAGCTTTATGCTCCCACCATCGGCATTGCCGTCGACCCCCGCCGTGCCAACCTCTCCGAGGAGTCCCTTGCCGCCAATGTCGAGCGCCTCAAGGCCTACAAGGCCCGCTTGATCGTCTTCCCCCGCAAGTCCAACAAGGTCAAAAAGGCCGACACCCCCAAGGACCAGCAGTCCGGCGAGACCGTCAAGACCATTGCCTCCGCTTTCGGTCTTGGTACCCCTCTTGCTCCTGGCTTCACCGAGATCTCCAAGAGCGACCTCCCCAAGAACGTCGAGGGCGGTGCCTACAAGGCCCTCCGCAAGGCCAGATCCGATGCCCGCTACCAGGGCATCCGCGAGAAGCGcgccaaggacaaggccgacgaggagaaggccaagaaatAGGCGTCtggttcttctttttgtgttGGGGTGCAACGGTTAGGAATGATTCCCTGAGGTGTTCATTGGGCTGGTTCTACTGGTCTGCATTTCTGCTTTTCCCGGTATCCCGGACGGGAACAATAAAACGTTCTCTCTCCATGGCTGTGTAGTTCGGGGGCAGACCCTCGGGTTCGGGCAGATAACACGCATCATAGGGATTTAGAGCATTCACAAAATGAATGGacaaagggaaaaaaaagcatGATTGATGGCCACACATGATTTTCGGGTGATCAGCGGTAATTGACTGGGTTTTTCTACAAATAATGGTTCAGTTATGAATGCTGTTTACATGTTTCGCTGTTACAACGCTGTACAGGTTGTCCCTCTGGAGTTTACTGCCACTGATATACCTCCATCAACTCTGAACAGTCACACATCCAGGCTTTATACGTGATAATAGAAGCGTTCCCCCTCAGGCAAGCCAGACGGGGAGTTCGACCCCCAAGTGTTCACCTCCAACATGGTTCCAGGCGTGGGAGGTCTCGAAGACATGCGCACATATCCCCCAGGTACCTCCTACACCTGGCTCGTCCCCTCCCtatccttcaccaccaactcccctcctctctccagcACGGCCTCGACCAGCCTCCTCCTAGCAGGTGACATCTGATCTTTGAACATCCCTAGCAACATAGCCATCAGCACCAGGGCATTCTCCCTGTCAACCTTGACCATCCTCTTCGGCTGCTTCTGCGCCTGGGCGTCAGCCTGCTGAGGTTCCAGTCCCAACCCCTGGACCAACTCCGTAACTTCCTTTGtctctttcttctcatcatTCTTACcctgcttctcctcttcaatCTCTTCCACTCTGTTGTCACCAGTCCCAAGAAACTTGCccaccatctcatcatcccccgtcGCAGCCTTCACAATCGCCTTcaaaaccccctcttccGCTGCCGtgtcttccaccaccttgagcGCCATGTTGGACCCCTCAGGGTGTTGACTCGCCATGAGCGCCAAAACAGTAATTGCATCCGACCTGACAGACGGCCACTTTGCCTGCGTGAGCATCGTCGTAAACGACCCAGCAATAATGTCCGAGTGTGTCTTGTAgaactcctccagctcccccgAGGACCCCAGCACCCCAGGATCCTGAGACAAGACTCTACAAACCGCCGAAACCACCGCCCTGGCAGCCTCAAGCTTGGTAGGATCCTCGTTTGGAG encodes the following:
- the rpl13 gene encoding 60S ribosomal protein L13 (EggNog:ENOG503P222; COG:J), with translation MAIKHNQQIPNNHFRKDWQRRVRCHFDQPGKKVTRRLARRAKAAAVAPRPVDKLRPIVRCPTIKYNRRTRLGRGFSLAELKAAGIPKLYAPTIGIAVDPRRANLSEESLAANVERLKAYKARLIVFPRKSNKVKKADTPKDQQSGETVKTIASAFGLGTPLAPGFTEISKSDLPKNVEGGAYKALRKARSDARYQGIREKRAKDKADEEKAKK
- a CDS encoding hypothetical protein (EggNog:ENOG50; COG:L); amino-acid sequence: MASDQKSLNGFQTPPSNRTENCPQGAVDSQANPAMSSTSATPPPNSLAPHVQVSFGSPSTITSPAPFNRAVSVPRGPPKSFSSQLNAVSWSTQDIADVRNELRKALPFYKNIYATLEVQPEVLSRLDVLQHLGVNIHHPHIARPGGLGSLLGIWNELAGYSNKQIRDLKNKNASLNHEISNLKRKVTDLEASDTKPDQEMAGTEKKETAKEPTRFDGSEPNKYVRYFNFMLWKRDITRAWSDKPDTFKTEKVKICYILFFLDGDAFWDIADAVEAIVNSDQSSDAWEFKTGEELLDHLTEKYGKRE